The DNA window TCTGGGATCATCTGTTGGTTAATCATGTCGTGTCACGATCCTCGAGAGTCACAAAGTGGTCATACTTTCTCTGCTGACCGTGACATACGTTCAAGACTGTCCCCCGCGAATCTCTGTGTATGTGTGGACGAAATTCCCTTTTCGTCTCTCAGGACGACCTAGAGACCCGGTTCAATGCTGAGGTTGTCGCCGACGGCGGATACACACCACGCTACAATATCGCTCCGGGCGATGATTTGGAAGTCATCACGAACGAGGCAGACGACGAGATCGACCGATATCACTGGGGATTGATTCCCTTCTGGTCGAATGAACCGCAAGAGGGAATCATCAACGCTCGCTCGGAGACAGCGGACGAGAAGCGTGTCTTCAAACGTGCTTGGGAATCCCGGCCCTGTCTTGTCCTTTCATCGGGGTTCTATGAGTGGAAATCGGCAAATGGTGGCCCGAAGCAGCCGTATCGGATTCATCGAGAAAACGGCCCAGTGTTTGCAATGGCCGGTCTCTGGGACGTGTGGGAGGGCGAAGCGGACACGATTACGTGTGTGACAATTCTAACGACCGAACCAAACGACCTGATGGAACCGATCCACGACCGGATGCCGGTCGTTCTGCCGGAAAGCGCTGAGACCGAATGGCTCTCTGCTGGCCCAGACGCCCGCAAGGAACTCTGTCAGCCCTATCCAGAAAATGACTTGGCGGCGTACGAGATCTCGACACGGGTCAATAATCCCGGAAACAACGACCCCACCGTCATAGAAGCGCTCGAACACGAGCAATCCGGACTAGGAGAGTTTAGCTCCGGATAATCTCATATGCATCTCGTGCCCAAACTCAACTATTCCAGTCGGATGGACATCCCATTCACCGACCGAGCCTGATCCACCGCTTTCGTGGACGTCATATCCTTCTCCTCGTAGAAACGCCATCGAGAGATCCTCGAAAGTATGGCCGTCAATTTTGTCGAGAGCGAACTCCAGTTGGTCCATACACAATTGGTTGATTCTAGCTTACGAAGGCATTCGTCATTGAGTGGCTGATGCGGTCGTCGAATCGACGAGGGAGTATTCTCGATCTCGACTCGTACCCTCCGCCTTGAGGAGATTGTACTGCGCCATCTTCGAGAGATACGTTCGGACGGTCCGTTTCGTCCGGGGATCATCAACCTCCTCAGTGTAGCGGTCGTGGATGTCGCTTGGCCCAAGCGGGCCGTGCTCACGGACGATATCGTAGACGATTCGCTGGTGGGGTGTGAGCGAATCGAGGCTCTTCTGCTTAATCTGGGCCCGAGCATCGGTCGCAGCATCGAGGAGAATGTCGTCGGTAATCCGCCCGGTGTTCTCGCGATCCGCCTTACTGGCCGCCGAGCGGAGGATTCCGATGGCGAGACGGGCATCACCAGCGGCTGCGTCCGCAATCCGGTAGAGCTGATCGTTGGTGATGACATCCTGGTCGAGGCCCCACTTCGCGCGAGCCTGCAGGATGTCGTACAGCTGCTCGTCGTGGTAGCTGTCCATTCGGACGTGCTCGCTGGAGCGGAGCCGACTCACAAGGCGATCGTCGACGCGGCTGAACAGCTCTTGTTCCTGATTGGCGATACAGATAATCGCAAACTGGGGGAGACTGTGCAAGTCGTAGATGACGCTTGCATCCTCGAGTTGGTCGGCCTCGTCGAGGATGACGACTCTCCGAGGGCCGTCGTACTGCTGGAGTCGGTCGACCAGTTCGTCGTGGGGTGTCGACTGGCGATGAATGTCGATGGTTTCTCCGAGCCCATCGAGAATCTGGTAGAGAGTGCGGAATCTGGTGTAGTTGCGCCAGCAGTTGACGTAGGTGGCCTCGACGTCGAGCACCTCTTCTCGGAGGCGTTCTGTGACAAACTGGGAGATACAGGTTTTCCCGACGCCGCTGGGGCCGGTGACGATAGCAGTTTCGGCGGGTTCCCCGTTCGTGATCGGTTCGAGAACGGTGGAGAGGTGGTTGACCTCCTGGTCGCGATGCTCGACTTCTCTGGGAACAAACCCGGCACGAAGGACGCGAGCATCGCGAATCATGCGGTAGTGACAGACTGATTTCTCGTCAAGACTTATAAGCATGACCGGGTCGTTTCCGGAAAGTAGTTAGTGTGGCTTCTGAGAGTCGTGACGACCGTACGCAGTCGAGCGGTTTCTGTCTATGAACTCGCCTGTTTCCGGAAACTTCCAGAATTATCTTCTATTCCGACGGCTGAGAAATCGAAAACGGC is part of the Natronosalvus caseinilyticus genome and encodes:
- a CDS encoding Cdc6/Cdc18 family protein, producing MIRDARVLRAGFVPREVEHRDQEVNHLSTVLEPITNGEPAETAIVTGPSGVGKTCISQFVTERLREEVLDVEATYVNCWRNYTRFRTLYQILDGLGETIDIHRQSTPHDELVDRLQQYDGPRRVVILDEADQLEDASVIYDLHSLPQFAIICIANQEQELFSRVDDRLVSRLRSSEHVRMDSYHDEQLYDILQARAKWGLDQDVITNDQLYRIADAAAGDARLAIGILRSAASKADRENTGRITDDILLDAATDARAQIKQKSLDSLTPHQRIVYDIVREHGPLGPSDIHDRYTEEVDDPRTKRTVRTYLSKMAQYNLLKAEGTSRDREYSLVDSTTASATQ
- a CDS encoding SOS response-associated peptidase, with the protein product MCGRNSLFVSQDDLETRFNAEVVADGGYTPRYNIAPGDDLEVITNEADDEIDRYHWGLIPFWSNEPQEGIINARSETADEKRVFKRAWESRPCLVLSSGFYEWKSANGGPKQPYRIHRENGPVFAMAGLWDVWEGEADTITCVTILTTEPNDLMEPIHDRMPVVLPESAETEWLSAGPDARKELCQPYPENDLAAYEISTRVNNPGNNDPTVIEALEHEQSGLGEFSSG